A genomic region of Chelmon rostratus isolate fCheRos1 chromosome 8, fCheRos1.pri, whole genome shotgun sequence contains the following coding sequences:
- the s100a1 gene encoding protein S100-A1 gives MSSNLQTAMEGLIAVFHSYSGKEGDKYKLSKAELKNLLQGELAELLAASKDPMVVDKIMSDLDENQDGEVDFQEFVVLVAALAVACNEFFVDYDKGCKKCKEEDPAAEKV, from the exons ATGTCTTCCAACCTGCAAACGGCTATGGAGGGCCTCATCGCAGTGTTCCACTCCTATTCTGGAAAAGAAGGCGACAAGTACAAGCTGAGCAAAGCTGAGCTGAAGAACCTGTTGCAGGGAGAACTCGCTGAACTCCTGGCA GCCAGCAAAGACCCCATGGTGGTCGACAAGATCATGTCTGACCTGGACGAAAACCAGGACGGTGAAGTTGACTTCCAGGAGTTTGTCGTTCTGGTTGCGGCACTGGCTGTCGCCTGCAATGAATTCTTCGTAGACTATGATAAGGGCTGCAAGAAATGCAAGGAGGAAGACCCTGCTGCTGAGAAAGTCTAG
- the tlr18 gene encoding toll-like receptor 18: protein MIWKLVHFSTFLLGVLTSQTLFSPFATNTDEGLCHIYNSGRSADCLGRQLESVPWRQFPSTLEDIDLSYNKLQAVHADDFLRFPRLHTLKLQYNNISHIDNDAFKNSTLLEHLDIFNNSLQEIPATALTPLLNLKKLYMSNNLYKHATLADSFSRFVKLTVLSMGGPLVMGLKKADFQPLKNIRLQGFAIKCSSNLSFYEPGSLEVIQTKQMGFDMAIDQRPDTLHHMLRDLANKTFSIIQFRNLFEFMYYMGEEDIFQGLKYVKAYQLIFHRGKFNENLLRMALMNLQDAPIKRLRLQYIDFARSPTFVDGGAGSSITDLALDKLDLWYISNPDVLRFDWRFTWFNKVKELSFQHVYFNSVPCDAWVEMEGAEFLDVSNNRLENEFIFNQRCDYKGTMPNLHTFNLNNNDLTSLKDLSSLTREFQRLQVLEFSNNKLGSAENSRDCVWQENITRVIAHHNQFVSEALRCLPTTVHYLDLSYCNLDQLDMGYFEKATNLKELLLSGNKIKFIPSIWKSPSLQSLTLDGNSFGLISKASFQDMPALSHLRAGNNPYHCTCALHAFIQDTMSEGKVNLTDWPWNYRCYHPEALLNTVISRYVPGQVACDTRLLIIICVATTAAVILILMLICYIFDLPWYTKATYQIIRAKYRAHKENEAGESGTFTYHAFISYSHSDADWVRDQLLPCLENNRNPYRLCIHERDFMPGRWIIDNIIDNIENSRKVIFVLSRHFVNSEWCNYELYFAQQRAMGKAFSDVILVVKEPIDPRSLPSKYCKLKKMLSTKTYLEWPQQVNQQAFFWVQLKSVLGKPTMTREGAHSVKRRTSSVGGVSVIELPMEDRRPAIAAPKADKEEEPQKRRNDELSNQSQIPIVAF from the exons ATGATTTGGAAATTGGTCCATTTTAGTACTTTCCTTCTTGGAGTACTCACATCCCAAACTCTATTTTCCCCTTTCGCCACTAACACTGACGAAGGACTCTGTCACATCTACAACTCTGGCCGATCTGCAGACTGTCTGGGAAGACAGCTTGAAAGTGTCCCATGGAGACAATTTCCATCCACACTGGAAGACATCGATCTTTCCTACAATAAACTTCAAGCTGTCCATGCTGACGACTTCCTCCGCTTCCCCCGGCTTCACACCCTTAAGCTGCAGTACAATAACATTTCACACATTGACaatgatgcttttaaaaacagcacactGCTTGAGCATCTTGACATCTTCAATAACTCCCTGCAAGAAATTCCTGCCACAGCGCTGACTCCTCTCTTGAATCTAAAAAAGCTCTACATGTCCAATAACCTTTACAAACATGCCACTTTGGCTGATAGCTTCTCCAGATTTGTTAAACTCACAGTTCTGTCTATGGGTGGGCCTCTGGTGATGGGTCTAAAGAAAGCTGATTTCCAGCCCCTGAAGAACATCAGGTTACAAGGCTTTGCAATCAAATGTTCGTCCAATCTAAGTTTCTATGAGCCTGGAAGCTTGGAAGTCATCCAGACAAAGCAGATGGGATTCGATATGGCCATAGATCAGCGACCTGACACTCTTCATCACATGCTACGCGACCTTGCCAACAAGACCTTCAGCATCATCCAGTTCCGCAACCTCTTTGAATTCATGTACTATATGGGCGAGGAGGACATTTTCCAGGGTTTAAAATACGTCAAGGCATATCAGCTCATCTTTCACAGAGGGAAGTTCAATGAGAATCTCCTGAGGATGGCTTTAATGAACCTACAAGATGCCCCTATCAAAAGGCTGAGGCTTCAGTACATCGACTTTGCCCGATCACCAACATTTGTTGATGGCGGAGCAGGTTCCAGCATCACAGACCTGGCACTGGATAAGCTGGATCTTTG GTATATCAGCAATCCTGATGTGCTGCGATTTGACTGGCGCTTCACTTGGTTCAACAAAGTAAAGGAACTGTCTTTTCAGCATGTGTACTTCAACTCCGTACCTTGCGATGCCTGGGTTGAGATGGAGGGTGCGGAGTTTCTGGATGTCTCCAATAATCGGCTAGAGAATGAGTTTATCTTCAACCAGAGGTGTGATTACAAGGGCACCATGCCAAATCTTCACACCTTCAACTTAAATAACAATGACCTGACCAGTTTGAAGGACTTGTCATCGCTGACAAGGGAGTTCCAGCGGTTGCAGGTGTTGGAATTTAGCAACAACAAACTGGGATCCGCTGAAAACAGTCGGGATTGTGTCTGGCAAGAAAACATCACTCGGGTTATTGCTCACCACAATCAATTCGTAAGTGAAGCCCTCCGTTGTCTGCCCACCACAGTGCACTACTTAGACCTATCCTACTGCAACCTGGACCAGCTGGACATGGGGTACTTTGAGAAAGCCACCAATCTGAAAGAGCTCCTGCTGAGTGGGAATAAAATCAAGTTCATCCCATCTATCTGGAAAAGTCCATCACTGCAGTCACTCACTTTGGATGGGAATTCGTTTGGCCTCATTAGCAAGGCATCCTTCCAGGACATGCCGGCACTGTCTCATCTGAGGGCGGGGAACAATCCTTACCACTGCACTTGTGCGCTCCATGCTTTCATCCAGGACACAATGTCAGAAGGAAAGGTGAACCTCACAGACTGGCCTTGGAACTACAGGTGTTACCACCCAGAGGCTTTGCTCAACACAGTCATATCCAGATACGTCCCAGGTCAAGTGGCATGTGATACCAGACTTCTTATCATCATCTGTGTTGCGACCACTGCAGCGGTGATCTTGATACTGATGCTGATTTGCTATATTTTTGACCTCCCGTGGTACACTAAAGCCACCTATCAGATCATCAGGGCCAAATACAGAGCTCACAAGGAAAACGAGGCAGGGGAATCTGGGACTTTCACCTATCATGCTTTCATATCCTACAGCCACTCTGATGCAGACTGGGTAAGGGACCAGCTTTTGCCCTGTTTGGAGAACAACAGGAATCCCTATCGTCTGTGTATTCACGAGAGGGACTTCATGCCAGGAAGATGGATCATCGATAACATCATTGACAACATTGAAAATAGTCGCAAG GTAATATTTGTCCTCTCTCGGCACTTTGTTAACAGCGAGTGGTGCAACTATGAGCTGTACTTCGCACAGCAGAGAGCAATGGGAAAGGCTTTTAGTGACGTCATACTAGTGGTGAAGGAGCCCATTGATCCCAGGTCCTTGCCTAGTAAATACTGCAAGCTTAAGAAGATGCTGAGTACCAAGACGTACCTGGAGTGGCCCCAGCAGGTCAACCAGCAGGCTTTTTTCTGGGTGCAGCTGAAGAGTGTTCTGGGCAAGCCGACAATGACTCGAGAGGGGGCGCACAGTGTTAAGAGGAGAACCTCATCTGTGGGAGGCGTTTCTGTGATTGAGCTCCCAATGGAGGATAGGAGGCCTGCAATAGCAGCACCGAAGgcagacaaagaagaagaaccCCAAAAAAGACGAAATGATGAGCTGTCAAATCAGAGCCAAATCCCCATTGTGGCATTTTGA